The Miltoncostaea marina DNA window GGCTAAGAACGGGCAGACGCTCGTCATCGGCCTGGGGCGGTTCGGCCGCGGGGTCGCCGAGACCCTCGGCAAGCTGGGCCACGAGGTGCTCGGCGTCGACGCCTCGGCCCGCATCGTGCAGGCCTGCTCCACGGGCATGACCCACGTGGTGCAGGCGGACGCCACCGACGTGGAGGCGCTCCGCCAGCTCGGCGCGGCCGACTTCCCGACCGCCGTGGTGGCGATCGGCAGCGACGTGCAGGCCAGCATCCTCACCACGTACACGCTCGTGGACCTCAAGATCCCGCGCATCTGGGCCAAGGCGATCACGGCCGAGCACGGCGCGATCCTCGAGCGCGTGGGCGCCCACCGGGTGATCTTCCCGGAGCGCGACATGGGGGTGCGCATGGCCCACTCGCTGGTGGGGCGCACGATCGACTACCTCGAGATCGACGAGAACTTCGTGCTCGTCGAGACCACGGCGCCGCGCGAGGCGGCCGGCAAGACGCTGCAGGACGCCGGCCTGCGCAAGCGCTACCGCGTGACGGTGGTGGCCATCAAGCGGCCGGGGGGGCGGTTCACCTACGCGACCCCCGACACGGTCATCAACGCGGGCGACGTGCTGGTCATCGCCGGCGAGCCCAAGAGCGCGGAGCTGTTCGCCGACCTCGACTAGACGGCGGCCGGCGGCGCCGGCCACGCGCCGGGGCGCGCGATGCCCGGCGGCGGGCTAGTCGCGGGCGATGAAGCGGGCGATCTCCCGCTCGTTCTGGTCCGGGTTGGTCGACACGACGAACGAGATGCCGTCGATCATCTGGGGCTCCCCGGACAGCAGGATGCGGTCGTCGGGGCGCTGCTCGAGGCGGGCCTGCAGCCAGCCCATCTTCGCCATGTCGATGGTGCCGATGTCGGTCTGCAGCGAGCGCACCACGTCCGCTCCGCGCCAGGGCGCCAGCGGCAGGCTCGTGAAGGAGAGCACCTTGCTCTTGAGGGCCGCGACGATCGCCTGCTGGCGCAGGGCGCGGCCGAAGTCGCCGCCGCAGTCGCCCTGGCGGGCGCGGGCGTACTCGAGCGCGCGCGCCCCGTCGAGCTCGATGCGCCCGGCGGGGAAGCTCACCGTGCGGCCGGCCTCGTAGGGGCAATCGACCAGGGCCGTGGGGTTGCTGACGGTCACCCCGCCGACGGCGTCGACCATCGTCGGGAAGCCGGCGAACTTGATCACGATGATGTGGTGCACCGGCAGCCCGGTCAGCCGCTTGACCGCCCGGATCGCCCCCGCCTGGCCGTAGAAGAAGAACGCCGCGTTGATCTTCTGGGCGCCCTGGCCCGGCAGGTCCACGCGGTAGTCACGCGGGATCGACAGGTAACGGATGCGGCCCGCGTCGGGGTCGGTGCGCATCAGCAGGATCGTGTCGGCGCGGCTGCGCGTCTGGCCGCGCCGTGTGTCGACGCCCAGGATGAGCGTGTTCTGCGGCGTGCCGAGCATCCCGCCCGGCGCGTCGTCGAGCGCGGCCCGGGCGGAGGGCGTGATCTTGCCGTTGGCCTCGTCGACCGCGCCGTCGAGCGCCATGTAGCCCAGCCCGCCCCACACGAGCACCGCGAGCAGCAGCAGGGCGAGCCCGCGCGCGACCCAGCCGCCGGGGCCGAGGCCGCGGAACGACCACCACGGCCGGCCGTCGCGCTGCAGCTCGCGCAGGCGCCGCCGCTCGTCGCGGCTCGGGCGGGGGCGCGGGAGCCCCTCGCCGGTGCGCCGGGGCGGCGCCGCGGGCGGGGCCCCGCCGCCGCCGGGCGCGCCGTTCTCGCGGGCGTTCAGCTCACGGAGCGCCTGCAGGCCGTCGGCCTGGCCCTCGCCGTGCCCGCGGGCGCGGAAGCGCCGGTACGGCTTCGTCGTCCTGCTCATCGGCGGGCAATGGTAGCGTCAGTCGTCGCGGTGACCTCGTGAGCGGAAGGAGCCGTCCGTGGCCGGTGGGGGAGGCCTCGTGGTCGTCGGGACCCCCATCGGGAACCTCGAGGACCTTTCGCCGCGCGCCGCCCGGTGCCTGCGGGAGGCCGACCTGGTCGCGTGCGAGGACACCCGTCGCACGGCCGTCCTGCTGCGCCACGCCGGCGCGCAGACGCGCATGGTGCCCGTCCACCGCCACAACGAAGCCGGCCGGGTGGCCGACCTGGTGGCGCGCATGCGCGAGGGCGCACGGGTGGCCCTGGTCAGCGACGCCGGCATGCCGGTCGTCAGCGACCCCGGCTCGCGCCTGGTCCGCGCGGCAGCCGACGCCGGGCTGCCGGTCGAGGTCGTCCCCGGGCCGAGCGCGGTGATCGCCGCCCTGGCGGTGTCGGGCCTCGCCGGGGGCCACGGCTTCGCCTTCCTCGGCTTCGTCCCGCGCAAGGGGCCCGAGCGCCGCGCGGCCCTCGACCGGCTCGACCGCCTGACCGTCCCGGCGGTGCTGTTCGAGAGCCCGCAGCGCCTGCCCGCGCTGCTCGACGACCTCGCGGCCCGCTGGCCCGCGCGGCCGCTGGCGGTCTGTCGCGAGCTCACCAAGCTCCACGAGGAGACCGTGCGCGGCACGGCCGCCGAGGTGGCCGAGCGCCTCGCCGAGCCGCCGCGGGGTGAGATCGCCGTGGTCGTGGGCGCCGCGGCCGCGGCGGACGGCGACGACCCGGCCGGCTCCGCCGCCGACGAGCGCCTGCGCGAGGCGATGGCGATCCTCATCGACGCCGGCGTGGGCGCGGGCCGCGCCGCCGAGGCGGTCGCCGCGCTCGGCGTCGCCCCCCGCAACGCCGCCTACCGGGCGGGCCTCGAGGCCGCCGAGCGCAGGCGCGCCGCCACGTAGGCGGCCCGCGGGGGCGGCGCGTCGGCGCCGCCGGCGCCCGCGGCCGACGCCAGGGCCGCCCATTCGCCGAGCACGAGGGCGCGCACGACGGCCTCCTCGGGGGGCGCCGTCCGAATGGACCTCGCCGCGAGTCCGATCGGACGCGACCAGGCGCGCTGCAGGGCGAAGTCCGGCTCCAAGCGGTGCGTCGGGCCCTCCACGACGAGGTCGCAGGTGACGTCCACCTCCACCCCGGCCACCATCGTGCGCGCCCGCAGCGAGTCGCGCCCCCGGCCGCGGTCGCGGCGCAGCTCGGCGCCGAGGGCGCGCCCGGCGGCGGCCGCGTCGCGGCCGGGCACCTCGACGTCGATGTCGTGCGGGCGACGGGCGTGGCCCTGCAGCGCCCGCCCGGCGCTGCCGGCCAGCAGCCACTCGACGCCGGCCGCGTCCAGCCGGGCGGCCACCGCGAGCAGCGCGGCGAGGAGGCGGGGCGGCAGGGTGCGCGGCGGCGGCACTACACTCCCGGGTCGTGGCCGACGGACGCTTCTACCTCACGACGCCCATCTACTACGTCAACGCGGACCCGCACATCGGTCACGCGTACACGACGATCATGGCCGACATCGTCGCGCGCCATCACCGGCAGCTGGGCGAGGACGTCTTCTTCCTGACCGGCACGGACGAGCACGGCGGCAAGATCGCCACCTCGGCCGAGCGCGAGGGGCGCACGCCGCGCGAGCACGCCGACCTGCTGTCGGCCCGCTTCCGCGACCTCGGCGGGGTGCTCGACGCGAGCTACGACTTCTTCATCCGCACGACCGACCCGGAGCACGAGGCCGAGGTGCAGCGGATGTTCCAGGCGCTGCACGACTCCGGGGACGTCTACCGCGGCAGCTACGGCGGCTGGTACTGCTCGGCGTGCGAGGCGTTCTACGGGGAGGGCGACCTCCTGGAGGGGCGGCTGTGCCCCATCCACCGCACGCCGGTCGAGTGGGTCGAGGAGGACAACTGGTTCTTCGACCTCCCCGCCTACCGCGACCGCCTGCTCGCCCACTACGACGCCAACCCCGACTGGGTGCAGCCGCAGGCCCGCTACAACGAGGCGCGGCGCATGATCGAGCTGGGGCTCGAGGAGCTGTCGGTCTCGCGGGCGCAGGTCGAGTGGGGCGTGCCGGTGCCGTGGGACCCCGAGCAGACCATCTACGTCTGGATCGACGCGCTGCTCAACTACCGCACCGCGCTCGGCTACGCGCGGCCGGGCGAGGACCTGGTCG harbors:
- a CDS encoding potassium channel family protein; this translates as MAKNGQTLVIGLGRFGRGVAETLGKLGHEVLGVDASARIVQACSTGMTHVVQADATDVEALRQLGAADFPTAVVAIGSDVQASILTTYTLVDLKIPRIWAKAITAEHGAILERVGAHRVIFPERDMGVRMAHSLVGRTIDYLEIDENFVLVETTAPREAAGKTLQDAGLRKRYRVTVVAIKRPGGRFTYATPDTVINAGDVLVIAGEPKSAELFADLD
- a CDS encoding LCP family protein yields the protein MSRTTKPYRRFRARGHGEGQADGLQALRELNARENGAPGGGGAPPAAPPRRTGEGLPRPRPSRDERRRLRELQRDGRPWWSFRGLGPGGWVARGLALLLLAVLVWGGLGYMALDGAVDEANGKITPSARAALDDAPGGMLGTPQNTLILGVDTRRGQTRSRADTILLMRTDPDAGRIRYLSIPRDYRVDLPGQGAQKINAAFFFYGQAGAIRAVKRLTGLPVHHIIVIKFAGFPTMVDAVGGVTVSNPTALVDCPYEAGRTVSFPAGRIELDGARALEYARARQGDCGGDFGRALRQQAIVAALKSKVLSFTSLPLAPWRGADVVRSLQTDIGTIDMAKMGWLQARLEQRPDDRILLSGEPQMIDGISFVVSTNPDQNEREIARFIARD
- the rsmI gene encoding 16S rRNA (cytidine(1402)-2'-O)-methyltransferase encodes the protein MAGGGGLVVVGTPIGNLEDLSPRAARCLREADLVACEDTRRTAVLLRHAGAQTRMVPVHRHNEAGRVADLVARMREGARVALVSDAGMPVVSDPGSRLVRAAADAGLPVEVVPGPSAVIAALAVSGLAGGHGFAFLGFVPRKGPERRAALDRLDRLTVPAVLFESPQRLPALLDDLAARWPARPLAVCRELTKLHEETVRGTAAEVAERLAEPPRGEIAVVVGAAAAADGDDPAGSAADERLREAMAILIDAGVGAGRAAEAVAALGVAPRNAAYRAGLEAAERRRAAT
- a CDS encoding nucleotidyltransferase domain-containing protein, with the translated sequence MPPPRTLPPRLLAALLAVAARLDAAGVEWLLAGSAGRALQGHARRPHDIDVEVPGRDAAAAGRALGAELRRDRGRGRDSLRARTMVAGVEVDVTCDLVVEGPTHRLEPDFALQRAWSRPIGLAARSIRTAPPEEAVVRALVLGEWAALASAAGAGGADAPPPRAAYVAARLRSAASRPAR